TCACGGCCGATCCGCGCCGTGGCCAGGTCGGCCACCAACGAGCGGCAGTCACTCGGAACACGAGGCCACCAACGGCGAGGACGAGGGTCTGTGCCACCAGCGCGTGCGCACCCCAGCCAGCGACCGCCCCGGCGGATGCGACCGCAATGGCGATAGCAAGGGCACCGAGATCCGCGGCAGCGGCCGCGCCGTACCTCATTGCCCGGGAGAGTTGCACCTGGAACTGAGTGCTCATGCCGTTGAGCGGGAGCGCTATCGCGAGCAGCGGCACGAGCCGGTTGAGCCTGTCGTCGCCATACAGCTGGGCGATGAGAGGCGTGGCCGCAACGAGGGCGAGGCCCGCCGCAGTACCGAGCGCCGCGTTAACCCACCACAGGTTCGACGCCTGCTGATGGCTGAGCTCGCGCCGCTGGAGACCGATCGTCGCCATGCCGAAGTCGCGGATGGTCTCGCCGAAAGCGACGAAGACCGTGACCATGGCGATGAGCCCGAAGTCCTCGGGTGGCAGGAGCCGTGAGAGGACGGCCAGGCCGACTAGTTGGAGCACGGTACGCCCTGCTTGCCCAGCTAGCACGATCCCGGCACCGCGCGCTCCGCGCTGGGAGATCGAGGTCACCTTGAAGCCGTCACCGCGACCGCGTCCCTTGCGAACTCGTCCGCAGGGCTGAGCATCGACCGCAGGTACTCAAGCGACCGAGCCCTCTCATCCGCTAGCCGCTCGTTGACTCGGTCCCAGTCGATCGGTGACGCAAGATCCTCACAGGTGAGGACAGTTCCTGGTTCCACCATCCGGTCCATAAGACCGAACGTCGAGAGCAGGCTCTCGAACCGGGTGGCACCGCGCTTTCGGTTACAGACCGCAACGAACGGGACGTTCCCGAGGATTGCGAAGACCACTCCATGGAACGAGTCAGTGACCAGGAACCGGGCTCCGTGAATCGCACCGACCCACGCTTCAACACTTGGCCTCTGAAACAGGTGGGGACGCTCGCGCATCTCCTTAATGGACGATGGCGCATCAGGCATGAGCCGCAGACAAGGCTCACCTAGCTCGACCGACACCGATTCTTCCGTTTCGATGGACAGTTGCGTGCGATCCAGTACGTAACTCACCACCTGCCCGCGATGTACCGGGTCAGTCGCCTCCTGAGCAAGCAGCGCGTACTCGGCCCGGCTAATCAGCATTGTCGGGTCGACGTGCTGGACGGCATCGACGCCCCACATATCGCCTGCCACTGACACGCCGGACTTCTCACGGACCGAGACACCGGACATCCTCTGCGCCAACCGGCTGTAGTCCGAGTTGTCCTCAGCGGAATAGTTCGGTGCGTCGACGCCGAACGACGCAGCATACGAGAACTTCGGCCGCGTGTCATCCTCAGGAAGAAAGTCGAGCAGGAATGATCGGATGTCCGAATACTCCGGCCGCCACACCTGATCACTCCCCACGACGAATGCGCCAAAGCGATCGGCGGTGCGGTCAATGAGGCGCCCGTTTGCGTCAAACAGGCGTACCAGCGGAATCCGCCGCTCGGCGAACTCCGTAATCCGGCGCCCGAGCTCTCTCTTGATGACCCGCGACTGAAACCTGGCGGGCAGCATAGGAGCGCAGCGTGTGAGAGCCGGCGCCGCGGTGCGACGAGCATTTCCTGCCCACACCTGGAGTCTGTTGGGCCGGTTACGTGCAACCCGTGACGCGTCAACATATGCGTCGAATCCGATTCCCGTAATCGCCCGCTGCATCGCCCAAGCCTGGAGAACGCCTCCATAGTTTGGGTTTGTGTTAGGCGCGAACGTTCGAACTAGAACGCCCATGCGGCACGCAGTCCCGTCCAGGTCTACAATGGATCGCACTCTGATTCCCCCTACAGTCACATCGCGATCCTGGCCTGGATCCCGTTCGTCACGCCGAAGCTGCCACGTGGATCACGCGACACTCAGCGAGCGCCGTGAGATCCAGCCGGTCGCAAGACCGTCAGCTACTCGACTACACAGCCTGCACGACCCCGATGGCGCTCCATCGACCGGGGCGTCGTCCGTCCGCGAAGCTGGCGTCGACAGGGCTTCGGTGGAGCTTTGTGCGCCAACATTGCCGTCGCCGTGCGAAACCTGTGCGCGGCTCGTCCACCTCGGCAGAACCAACCGGCGCTGTCGCCATTGAGGTCGCTTGCTGGCGTGGCAGGGCGGTCGCGGGTATCGTCGCGTCGTCGGTCGCGACCCCGCTCACCGCGATGTCGTTCGCCAGGTCAGTGTGGCGGACCGAGGACCACCAGCCTTGGGCATGCATACTGCAGCGGATTTGAGCCGTTGGTTCGGGCCTGGCTGAGCCAGGGGTTCGGGGCGGAGTGAGCCAGTGCGCTGGGCGTGGTGAGCCACCCGGGTTTGCCGGGTGGCTCACCGCTGGGTGGGGTGATGCTACTCGCGGGTGGCGAAGTGTCGGCGCATGGAGTCGGTGCAGGTCACGGTGACTTTGTGTGCTCCGGCGGTGATGCGGTCGATGGTCGCGTCGGCGAGGATCTTCTCGGGTTAGCGGCCAAAAGGGGAGACCTGAATCGGCCTGGGTTCGCTGGAGGCGTTGGTCAGGCCGCGGCGAGGTTGCCGGGGCTGGTGGTTGCAGCGTAGTGGTCCGTCTCGAACTCGATGGGCGGGATGTCTCCGATCGCTGAGTGGAGGCGGTCGTGGTTGAACCAGTGGACCCATGCGGCGGTGGCCTTCTCCACGTCCCGCCAGGTGGTGAACGGCCCGGTGGCGAAGGCGTGGATCTCGGTCTTGAACAGGCCGATGGTCGATTCCATGAGCGCGTTGTCGAGCGCGTCGCCCACGGTCCCGATCGATCCGGTGATCCCCGCCTCGCGCAGTGCCTCGGTCAGCGCCAGCGACGTGTATTGAGACCCGGCATCCGAGTGATGGACAAGTCCGGTGGTGGTGAACTGGTAGTTCGTGCGTCGGCGCGTGAACAGGGCCTGCTCGAGCGCGGACGACACGAGCGAGGTCTCCTTCGTCGTCGCGGTTCTCCAGCCCAGGATCCGGCGAGAGTAGACGTCCGTGATGAACGAGACGTAGGCGAACCCGACCGGGGTCCACACGTACGTGAAGTCGGCCACCCACCACTGATCGGGCCGGGTGGGCCATGACCAGCGCCGCTTGATGTGGTCCGGATGCCGCGGTGCCCGGTCGTCACGCACCGTCGTCACGGTCGTCCTGCGGGCACGCGAGACGCCAGTGATCCCGACGATCTTCATGAGCCGTTCGATCTGGTCGCGGCCCCAGCCGTGCCCGGCCCGGTGGGCGCTCTTCCACAGCTTGCGGCGCCCGTAGAGGCCGTGAGCCTGGCGCCACAGGTCGTAGACCTCGTTCGCAGCGAACGCGTCGTCGAGCTCGGCCTTCGTGGGACCGAAGCCGCGGGCAGCGTGGGCCCAGTACGTGCTCGGGGCGACCTTGATGCCATGCTCGGCGAGCACCGTCAAGATCGGCTCGACCCCGAAACGACCCGCGTGCTGACGCACGTAGTCGATCACTGTCCGAGTCTGCGGTCGAGCTCCGCCGCGGCGAAAAACGCTGACGCCGTCTTGAGGATCTCGTTGGCCCGCTTCAGCCGGGCGACCTCAGCACGGAGCTTGACGACCTCCGCACTCGCCGGCGTCGAGGACACCATGCCCAGCGCGGGATCCTTGCTCTCACGCTTGATCCAGTTCCGCAGCGTGGACTGGTTGATCCCGAGCAGCTCACCGACCTCCGTGCGCGCCTTGAGCTGCGAGATCCCGTCGTCCTCCGCCACACGGTCCAGATACATCCGCACGGCACGCTGCTGGGTCTCGATGTCGTACTTCTTCGGTGCAGGCATGACTCCCTCTCCGGGTTGAATCATGCCTCCGACAAACCCAGGCCGATTCAACGAGCCCACAACACCGCCAGATCAGCCACCGTGTGCGCCGAGCCAACATGAGCGAGCACGACGTACTCGTTGCCGCCCACGTGCTCGACGATCTGGACAGCCGTCGCACCCAAGGCCGTCCGAACACGCCGCCGAGAAGCCACCCACGAAGCCTACGGCGACCCCCGTTAGTGCATGGCAACACCCACACCACGAACATCACCCCAGGTCACAGAGGCGATCCCCCGCCCGGCCACCAGACCTGACCAAAGTCGGGTGGTAGCGGCCGCGCGCCGAGCGCAACCGGGCGTGGGAGGCGACCCGCTCGGCGCCGTCGAACACCTCGACCATCCGGGTAGTCAGCCGCACGTCGAGGCGCTTACCGATCAGGCGGGCAGACACGGAGTAGAAGTTGGAATCGACCTGGACGTGGTAGTTCGGACCGACCTTCGCCTTGCGCAGATCGGCCAGCTTGAACCGGATCGGGGGCAGCGGCCGCAGCAGGTCCTGCTCCTCGGCGAGGAACACCGCCAGGCGTGACCCGTCCCGCTTCGCGAACGGCTTCGCGTTCAGCGCCGTCATCTGTTCGGCGACCGCCTCGCCGAGGTCCGCCGTCCGATGAACTGGCGGTGCCGCAACGTGCACGGCACGCTCGGGATGACTACCCCGGTCGAGTACGAGGACGCCCACTACGCTGCCAACACCAAGAAGGCTCAACCCGCATAGGAGTGGCAGAGAACCTGGGGCGGTTCAGTTCAACAAACATAGAAAACTCATTGGGTCCGCGACGTCACGTTCGACGAGGACCGCTCCCGGGCCACGTAAAGGGCCGCCCTCACACGTAATCGCCGCCCTCCGGAACACCGCAATCGCGATCCTGCGAGTCGAAGGATAGACGAATATCGCCCGCGACATCACACCAGAACCATCCGCACATTCTTCGCCGCATCACCTCACCCGAAGGTCACAGTCCCACCGAAGCCCCGAGATGATGCCCGAACCGTCATGTACACGATACCCAGAATGGGAGCAATCCGAAGTGGTCCGACTGAGGTCCAAACCAACCATCAATTCAGAGTCCAACTTCCGAACCACCATGCACTGTGCGATTTGGATACGTCACCGACGGCGACGGCGAACAAGTACCACGACGCGCGATCGAGTCCTCCTCGCGGTGCGCCAGATGCCTGGATACGCACCGCCAAGTATCTTCACAAAGACCCCCTCGATCGCTATCCAGGGGTACGGAATGGATATTCTCAAGAGATGCCGAAATCGCATTTGGCTGGCAATGCTTCGCACAGCAGTTCGTGCACGCGATGGGCTGAAGGCTGCGACGGCAGTCCGCACTTTCAACAGGTGCCAGTTGGCGTAGTCGAAGTGCAGTGAGCTAAGGGACCTCGAATCGTCACGGAACTCTTCCAGGGCAGCCGTCCGCATTACATCGCGAAGCAGGTCAAAATCCGACAAATGCCTCTCAGTAGAACTCGTCAGACTGTCGGCACGATAGATGTAGCGGTAGAGCACCCTATTCACCTGCACGACCGAATTCGCGTGCGAAAGGATCCCGATTAGCCCGCAAAAGTCTTCAAGCGTGTCGATCTCCGGAAACGGGTTGTCCGGTATTATGGCCCGCCGTATCAGCTTATTCCAAAGGTACCCTCGCACCTTTCCATCCAACAGCGCAGTCCGAATCTCGCTGCCAGATAGAGTGCCGCCACGGTCAAACGGCTCGACGATCCCCCTGTGACTGCCATATTGGTCCACACGCATACCCTGGCAGATGACAACGTCCGCTTCGTGCCGACGCGCGACAGACGCAAGCTCGAGCAAGATCGACGGTGACCATTCATCGTCGGAGTCGGCAAACCAGACATAATCACCCGTAGCGAAAGTCAATCCGTGATTCCGGGAAGCGCCAGCACCGCGATTAAGCCCGTTTGCGATTAAGACCGCCATCGGGAACTTCCCAACGAAGTCCCCCGCAAGATCCGGACCATTATCCGTGGATCCATCGTCCACCAGAATAACTTGCAGGTTTGGATACACAAGACTCGACAAGCCATCTAGGGTATCCGTCAGGTCATCGCCCCGATTGTAAAACGGAACGATCACCGACACGCTTGGAAACACTGAAACGTTCGGCCCTACGCGCAGGTCATCTCCCACAGTTTGCCTCCCGGAAGCAAGAACTGAGCCGCCCCAGTCCACAACTGAAACCGCTGATGCTATCGACCGCTACAAACCAGCGATCGTCCCGCTTAGTAATGCCTCGAATCTGCAAGATCACCACGCAGCCCTCCGACATGCCGTTTAGTCATTACGCGCCGTCTCCGATCTGCAAAAATGACGTCGAGGATAATCGCAACGGCAGTAGTTGCCACAATCATGACGATGACCCCCCAGAACTCGGAGCGACCCCAGAACGTCATGAACGCCACCGTCTGCAACGGTGCAATCCAACTCAAATGCGAAAGCACCGAGCCGAGTGCAAATACTGCCGCGGTCCCCAGCGCAAAGACGGCGACTCGTGATACAGGGCCTCCAGAGACAAACAAATCTGCCCAGGGGTTTCCCCCGATCCCTACATTAGTCACGCCCAGTTCCTCGAACGTGGGAGCTAGTGTAACCATGGTCTCCGTGCGCAGTTGTCGCGGAAGCAGCAATTGCCACTGCTCATGGATTGGTGTAATCCCGAGATCATCCCGCGTAAACCGGCCAAGCGCCATCGGTAACCAGGAAGTGTTGGGCATGATCCACTCGTTCCAACCAACCCGCGGGTTCGTCGACCATAGACGCGGCAGATTCGTAAGAGCTAGAACGCCAAGGCCCAATCCGGCCAGGATTCGCACACGAATAATAACAGACCTGTGACTCAGAACAAGGACAACAACCAACACGGCAACGACCGCACTAAAGCGATTCCTGCCGCCGACAAGCACCACCGGAAGCCACATCATGAGAAGGGCGGAGCCTGCCCAAGTCCTTCGCCTTACTTCAGAGATCGCGACGATTCCGAGCAGCATCGATACGACGAACGCCAGCGTAATTCTCAACGCCCCGCCACCGACAAGAAACTGACCACCCATTTGATGCCGGCCGCCGCCAAACGCCAATCCTGGGTTCCGAATGACAGTCGACATGTCAACCACGCCAACAACGATTGCATAAACGTGAGCGGTGCGAATGAGCGTCCGGCGGCTAGAATCGTAACGCACCGAAGCCACCGAGGTTGTGAAGGCCCTCTGGAATCTTGCCCCGAGCCCGGTGCCAACCAGGACCGAGATCGTCACGAGAACTCCAGCCAGTTGTTCCTGTGACGCGATCCAGTAGCCTTCGATTGTAGGGAAAGGAAAGAACCGGATTCCATCAAGAGCTCCGAAATAAGCGCCCAGAGCGTAGGGAAGCGATGCCGCGCAAACAACGACTGGAATCCTTGCATCGCTCGCAGCTGCCAGTGTCACGGCAACCCCAGCCAATGCAACTGTTATACCGACCGACGGGGATGCGTGCATCACTATGATCGCGGCTGCCATCGTCGGCGAAGCGCCAGCAAGCCGTACCGCTATCGCCGACATCATATCCGGGAGCGGATGTGTTGCAGTCATTCGGTACTACCCACCGTCCGACCGATGAGTCCTTCGACTCTTCCAACAAGCACAGCCGACGCTCGACTGACCGCGGTTCCGTCACGGCGCATTACGCCAAGGATAATGTGGGCCAGCGAACGGCAGACGAGTCCGCACTGTTCGAGACGTGTGTGGCGTAGGGCATACACCCTCCCCGTCCCTCGCGCGTATCGCCTCGCACGCGTCTCAGCCCTCACCGGTCCGGTGACGCTGTAGAGTTCCTGTTCGACGACAACTATCGAAGGGTCAAAAACGACGCGGTATCGGGACGCCATCGAACGTAATAGAAGCTCAGTTCCCTCACCACTCTGCCATGGTGTTTCGGCGCCAAGTCCGAGTTGCTCGTCAAATCCACCTACGTCCGACAAACACGAGGATGCGTAGGCCAATCCAGCTTCGATTGCACAACGCCACACGTCTCGTCCGTTGAGAACGCGCTCAGTCGTCGAATACCGAAGGCGCGTATTCCCCACCAGATCCGTAACGCGTGCGGAAACAATGCCGACCCCCTGTTTAATGTGCGTCCCAAACCGCGCTAGAGCGTCCACGTCGTAC
The Xylanimonas cellulosilytica DSM 15894 DNA segment above includes these coding regions:
- a CDS encoding polysaccharide pyruvyl transferase family protein, producing the protein MGVLVRTFAPNTNPNYGGVLQAWAMQRAITGIGFDAYVDASRVARNRPNRLQVWAGNARRTAAPALTRCAPMLPARFQSRVIKRELGRRITEFAERRIPLVRLFDANGRLIDRTADRFGAFVVGSDQVWRPEYSDIRSFLLDFLPEDDTRPKFSYAASFGVDAPNYSAEDNSDYSRLAQRMSGVSVREKSGVSVAGDMWGVDAVQHVDPTMLISRAEYALLAQEATDPVHRGQVVSYVLDRTQLSIETEESVSVELGEPCLRLMPDAPSSIKEMRERPHLFQRPSVEAWVGAIHGARFLVTDSFHGVVFAILGNVPFVAVCNRKRGATRFESLLSTFGLMDRMVEPGTVLTCEDLASPIDWDRVNERLADERARSLEYLRSMLSPADEFARDAVAVTASR
- a CDS encoding IS3 family transposase (programmed frameshift), whose translation is MPAPKKYDIETQQRAVRMYLDRVAEDDGISQLKARTEVGELLGINQSTLRNWIKRESKDPALGMVSSTPASAEVVKLRAEVARLKRANEILKTASAFFGRGGARPQTRTVIDYVRQHAGRFGVEPILTVLAEHGIKVAPSTYWAHAARGFGPTKAELDDAFAANEVYDLWRQAHGLYGRRKLWKSAHRAGHGWGRDQIERLMKIVGITGVSRARRTTVTTVRDDRAPRHPDHIKRRWSWPTRPDQWWVADFTYVWTPVGFAYVSFITDVYSRRILGWRTATTKETSLVSSALEQALFTRRRTNYQFTTTGLVHHSDAGSQYTSLALTEALREAGITGSIGTVGDALDNALMESTIGLFKTEIHAFATGPFTTWRDVEKATAAWVHWFNHDRLHSAIGDIPPIEFETDHYAATTSPGNLAAA
- a CDS encoding Mu transposase domain-containing protein; amino-acid sequence: MTALNAKPFAKRDGSRLAVFLAEEQDLLRPLPPIRFKLADLRKAKVGPNYHVQVDSNFYSVSARLIGKRLDVRLTTRMVEVFDGAERVASHARLRSARGRYHPTLVRSGGRAGDRLCDLG
- a CDS encoding glycosyltransferase family 2 protein; the protein is MSVIVPFYNRGDDLTDTLDGLSSLVYPNLQVILVDDGSTDNGPDLAGDFVGKFPMAVLIANGLNRGAGASRNHGLTFATGDYVWFADSDDEWSPSILLELASVARRHEADVVICQGMRVDQYGSHRGIVEPFDRGGTLSGSEIRTALLDGKVRGYLWNKLIRRAIIPDNPFPEIDTLEDFCGLIGILSHANSVVQVNRVLYRYIYRADSLTSSTERHLSDFDLLRDVMRTAALEEFRDDSRSLSSLHFDYANWHLLKVRTAVAAFSPSRARTAVRSIASQMRFRHLLRISIPYPWIAIEGVFVKILGGAYPGIWRTARRTRSRVVVLVRRRRR
- a CDS encoding glycosyltransferase family 2 protein, which encodes MHSDLRPATTDGQAPNLAVAVAVAVVIPTLAAPSSLRKLLHSLKCQTVQPCQIVVVFQGDDAGLHRLESMREIVDFDVVRCLPGLARARNIGVKALHTAWDAVAIPDDDVVYDVDALARFGTHIKQGVGIVSARVTDLVGNTRLRYSTTERVLNGRDVWRCAIEAGLAYASSCLSDVGGFDEQLGLGAETPWQSGEGTELLLRSMASRYRVVFDPSIVVVEQELYSVTGPVRAETRARRYARGTGRVYALRHTRLEQCGLVCRSLAHIILGVMRRDGTAVSRASAVLVGRVEGLIGRTVGSTE